CCGGTGCCCTGCGGGATGTGCTGGTCGATGGTCTTCTGCAGGTCCGCGGGCGGCTCGACGTTCGCGCCCGGCGCCACGAATGTGTGCGCGCGGGCTGCGCTGCGCTCGGAATAGTACGCATGCTCGAAGCCCAGAATCGCCCGGATCCCACTGCTCGTATCACCAGGACCGTTGCCGAAGGTGACCTTGCCCTCGGTGCGGGTGGGGCAGTCCATCGCCACGGCACTGCTGGTGTCCGAAGCAGCCGGGCCGTCATCACTGCCGCTGGACACCACGATGGTCACGGTCAGCGCGACCAGCGCCACCACTGCCGCGAGGGTCCCCAGCACGACCCAGCGCCGCGAGGAACCGCGCCGCGCGGGCGCGGGCGTCTCGGGAATGCGCAGCGCAAGCCGCATGGCGATCGGGTCCTCGGCCCAGGACAGGCCGGATTCGGAGGGCGGCGGAGGCTTCGGAACGCCACCTTCCTGCGTCGGCCGGTTCCACCAGGAGTCCTTTTCGCCGTCCGTGGACGTCGGGCCCGCGGCCTCCCCGGCAGGCGGCCCGGGTTGGGCAGGCGCGGGCGGTGCGGACGGCCGTTCTGCGTATACCGTCGAGTCCGGCGCGCGAAACTGCGCGGGCGGTACCGGAGGCGTCTCCGGCTCGCCCGCCGGGCGCCAAGTGAGTTCGGAGTGGTCGCTCGACTGCTGCGGCACCTGCCAGCCCGGGCCCACGTCCGGGCCCATCGGCGGACCGAATTCCGTGACAGGCGGCCCGAATTCGGAAATCGGCGGACCGAACTCCCCCACTGGCGGACCGAACGCCGAACCGGACTGATCGGATTCGTTCTCCCTCGCAGAACCCTCGGAAGTCACACCCAATCCTTTCCCAGGACACACAAGTGGGGCGGCCGCGAACGACCGCCCCACCCGTCGAACAGCACGTGTCAGTACTGGAGTGAACCACCCCACTGGGTGGTGACACCACCCACGTCGACGGTCTGCGGAGCGAAATCGCCCGGCTGAAGCGGAAGCTTAACCTGTGCGGCGGCCTCCAGGGCGGCCGCGCCGCCCGGCTGCTCGCGGATCCAGTCCTCGACCGCGGCCTTGGCCTGGTTCAGCTGGGTGGTGTCGAACACGGCGGTGGTGTTGTTCGAGGCCAAGCCCTCGCCGCCGGTGTAGGTGGTCAGCTTGACGGTGTTCTTGTCGACGAACTCCACCGAGACGCCCGCTTCACCCGCGCCGGTCGGCGTGCGGTAGCCGATGGTGCCGACGTAACCGGCCTCGTTGCTGAAGTGGTGGGTGTTGGCCACGTGGCCCGGCAGGATGGTGCCGCCGTCGATGTTCGCGCCGATCTCCGCGTGCGGGCCGGTCATCTCGACGACGGGCGCGGCCGGGGCCGCCTCCATGCGCGGCGCTTGCCAGCGCGGCTGCGCTTGCGGCTGCACCAGCGTGGAGCTCTCCGGCTGGCGGGCCTGGGCGTTGTCGTTCTCCGTGCCCAGCTGCGGAGTGGTCTGCTGGCCGGGCTGCGGCGCGGCCTGCTGACCCGGCTGCGGCGCGGCCTGGTCCGGCACGACCGCGGGCTGCGGGTCGCTCGGCTTCTGCTGGCCGGGAACCGGCAGCGGCGCGACGCGCGGCGGGGTCACGCCCGGCTGGGTCGGCTTCGCCAGCTTCGGATCCTTCTGGTCCGGCGCGGCGTGGTCCGACTCGGGGGTGGTGACGCCGGGCTGGCTCGGTGTGGGCTTGCTCTCCGGCTTCTGCGGATCCTGCTTGGACTCCGGCTTGTTCGGCTCCGGTTGCGTGGTCTCCGGGGTGCTCGGCGACTCGTTCACGCCCGGCTGCGCCGGAGCAGGCGTCGGCGGAGTGGTCGGATCGTTGGGAGCCGCCCCCGCCGGCGCAGCGAAGAGAGTGGCCACTGCAGCCGCTGTGGCCAGAGGCAACGAGGTGCTCGCCATCGCTCGCTGCGCCCGACTCGGCTTACGATGTTTCACTTTTCGCAATTCCCTTCCCGGGTGCGACCGGAACGGCCGCATGCAGTTGTCCCTGGGTGAGACGCCTGATCGTCGAACGACCCAAGCCGTTCGTTCGTGCCGATTTGGAAAGGACCCATCCCCCCACACCGAACTCCGCGACCGTCCTTCGATCGCATCTCTGCCGAGAGTGAACCACATGTGCGCACGATGGGCAACGCGGTGAATAGCCAAGGGTGGCAAGAGCGCCCGCCTCCCCTGCGCGCCCCGTGCTCACCGGGCGTGATGTCCTGAATCGGACACGGCACGGCAGACGCCGAACCGAGGTCAGTCCAAATCGTCGTGCCGCATCAGCAAACGCGCCGCCTCGGTCACCGAACCGGTGAGCGACGGGTACACCGAGAAGGTCTGGGCCAGGTCGTTGACCGTCAGATTGTTCTGCACCGCAAGCGCGATCGGCAGGATCAGCTCCGAGGCGATCGGCGCGACGACGACGCCGCCGATCACCACACCGGTCGCGGGACGGCAGAAGATCTTGACGAAACCGCGTCGCAGCCCGGACATCTTGGCGCGCGGGTTCGTGTTCAGCGGCAGCATCACCGTGCGCGCGGGGACCTCGCCGTTGTCGATGGCCGTCTGACTGACGCCGACGGTCGCGATCTCCGGCCGGGTGAACACCGCGGAGGCGACGGTCTTCAGGCGGATCGGGCTGACGCCCTCCCCGAGCGCGTGGTACATGGCGATGCGTCCCTGCATCGCGGCCACCGAGGCCAGCGGCAGCAGCCCGGTGCAGTCCCCCGCGGCGTAGATGCCGGGCACCGACGTGCGCGACACCCGGTCCACCCGGAGGTAACCACCGCGATCGAGTTCGATGCCGACCCGCTCCAGCCCGAGGTTCGCGGTGTTGGGCGTCGAGCCGACCGTCATCAGCGCGTGTGAGCCGGACACGGTACGCCCGTCGGACAGCTTGACCACGATGCCGTCGGCGGTGCGCTCCACGGCGTCGGCGCGCGCGTGCTTGACCAGCTCCACCCCACGTTCGGCGAGCGCGTCCTCCAGCACGAGCGCCGCGTCGGCGTCCTCGCCCGGCAGCACGCGGTCGCGGCTGGAGACCAGCTTCACCCGCACGCCCATCTCGGTGTAGGCCGAGACGAACTCCGCGCCCGTCACACCGGAACCGACGACGACCAGGGTCTCCGGCAGTTCCTCCAAGTCATAGAGCTGACGCCAGTTGAGGATGCGCTCGCCGTCCGGCTCCGCGCCAGGCAGCACGCGCGGGCTCGCGCCGGTGGCGATCAGCACGACCTCGGCCTCGATGGTCTGCTGCGCGCCGTCGGCCAGCTTGGCCAGCACCCGGTGCGCGGCCAGGCCGCTGCCGCGGTCGATCAGCTCGCCGTATCCGGCGAGCACGGTCACCCCGACGGTCTGCAGCTTCGAGCGGATGTCGGAGGACTGTGCCAGCGCCAGCGCCTTGACACGCGCGTTCACCTCCGGCAGCTGCACCTGCGCCTGATTCGGGTCGAGGGTGATCCCCAGATCGCGAGCGCGGCGCAGGTCGGTGCGCACGCCGGTCGAGGCGATGAAGGTCTTCGAGGGGACGCAGTCCCACAGCACGCACGCCCCGCCGATCCCGTCGGAGTCGATCAGCGTCACCGACGCGCCGTGCTGGGCCGCCACCAGGGCCGCCTCATAGCCGGCCGGTCCGCCACCGATGATCGCGATGCGGGTCATTGATACCTCCGCTCGTGCTTCGCGCCGGGATCTCCGGCACGGGTCAACGTTATCCGGCAACCACCTCGCACCATCGACCGCGTTACCGGTGCGCAACGGTTCCCCGCCGCGCGCCGCGCCGCAGGTGTGGCAATCGAACGCGGTTCGCGAAGGTTATTGGCTACCCTTTGCTGGTGCCGATCTATGCCGCCTATGGGTCCAACATGGACTCGACGCAGATGCTCGAGCGCTGTCCGCACTCCCCCATGTCCGGGACGGGCTGGTTGGAGGGCTGGCGGCTCACCTTCGCCGGTGACGATATCGGCTGGGAAGGGCCTCTCGCGACGGTCGTCGAGGATCCCGGTTCCCGGGTGTTCGTCGTGCTCTACGACGTGTCCCCGGAGGACGAGCAGCGGCTGGACCGCTGGGAGGGCTCGGACTTCGGTATCCACAAGAAGATCCGCCTGCGGGTGACCCGCAACGCCGACGGCGGCGACCCCACGCTGGCCTGGCTCTACGTGCTGGACGCCTACGAGGGCGGCCTACCCTCGGCCCGCTACCTCGGCGTGATCGCCGACGCCGCCGAGAAGGCAGGCGCGCCAGAGGATTACGTGCACGCCCTACGCACCCGCAACAGCCGCAACGTCGGCCCGGGCAATTTCGGCTGACCACGCGTCACACCGCGACGCCGGCGGCATGCCGTACCTTCCAGGTCGGCCGAGCCGTCGGCGCACTCCCGGCCTCGTCGAGCGCGAGGCCATCGAGCACCGTTCGCGGCCCGGTTCGCGTCCGAGCGGGCGAAGCGCATGCGCCGCAGAGGCGCGTCTCGCCCACTCGGACGCGAGCCACAAAGGGGCCGCGAACACCCAGCGCCGCAGGCGCTGGAAATCAGACAGAGCCAGGGTCGAGCACGAGATTGCTCAGCACCCGGACGCCGACCGCGAGCGCCCGCTCATCGATGTCGAAGGTCGGCTGGTGCAGATCCAGCTGCTCCCCCGTACCGGACCAGACGCCCAGGCGCGCCATCGCGCCCGGCACCTCCTCCAAGTACCAGGAGAAGTCCTCGCCGCCACCGGACTGCGGGGTGTCGGCCAGCGCGTCCGGACCGAGCGCGCGGATCGCGTCCTCGAAGATGCGGGTGGAGTGCTCGTCGTTGACCACCGGCGGCACGCCGCGACGGTAGTTCAACTGGTAGCGCACGCCCGTCGGGGCGAGCAGGCCGTCGACGATCTCCCGCACCATCGGCTCCAGCAACGACCACGTCGCGTGATCTCCGGTGCGGATGGTGCCGGTGAGCATCCCGGTTTGCGGAATGGCGTTCGGCGCCTTCCCCGCGCTCACCGCGCCCCACACCATCACGGTGCTGGTACGCGGGTCGATGCGGCGGCTGAGCAGGCCAGGCAACCCGGTGATGACCGAGCCGATCGCGTAGACCAGGTCACTGGTCAGGTGCGGACGCGAGGTGTGACCGCCCGGCGAGTCGAGCACCAGCTCGATCGTGTCGGCGGCGGAGGTGATCGCACCCACCCGGATGCCGACCCGGCCGACCTCGAGGCGCGGGTCGCAGTGCAGCGCGAAGATCCGCTCCACACCCGTCATTGCACCGGCGGCGACCACGTCGATCGCGCCGCCCGGCATGATCTCCTCGGCGGGCTGGAAGACCAGCCGCACGCCGACCGGCAACTCCGGCACCTCCGCCAAGGCCAGCGCCGTACCGAGCAGGATGGTGGTGTGCGCGTCGTGGCCGCACGCGTGCGACACGCCCGGCACCGTCGAGGCGAAGGGCAGTCCGGTGAACTCCTGCAGGGGCAACGCGTCCATGTCGGCGCGCAGGCCGATGCGCGGGCCGTCCGGTCCGAGGTCACAGATCAAGCCGGTGCCGCCGGGAAGTACCTGCGGCGTCAGTCCCGCCTTGGTCAGCCACGCCGAGACGAACTCGGTGGTGCCGAACTCGGTCCGGGACAGCTCCGGATTGGCGTGGATATGCCTGCGCCACTGGACGAGATCGACCGTGTGATCGGCCAGCCAGGACTCCACCGCTGCTCGCCCGGACCCCCGGGTTTCCGACGCTGCGGAGCTGCCGGGGCCCTCCATGGCCACACGGATGCCCAGTGCCGGGCCCGTCGCCGGCGCCGCCGAACGGCCGGTTGTGCTCACCGAATGTCCTCCTGTCGTTGAACTAGCCGTTGCAACAACCTGTCTCTATGGATGTCATCGCGGGCGACGGCGATTGCGGTACGCGCGAGCGCGAGCGCACCGTCGAGGACCGCACGATCCGCCGAGGCGTTGACGCTGGCCGCGGCGAAGCCTGGCTGATGTGTCACCGCACCACCGGCATCGATGCCGATGACCGGGTGAATGCCCGGAATGACGTTGGTGACGTTCCCCATGTCGGTGCTGCCCAGCGGCCGCTGCGCCTCGAACTCCGGAGCGAGCGGCACGCGTCCCGATCCGGTGAGCTGCTCGCGATAGACGAGCAGTAACTCCGGATCCGGTGTCAGCTCGGTATACGTCGGCGCGAGCGTCCGGATTTCGTGGGTGCAGCCGGTCGCGAGGGCGCCCGCCTCGAAGCAAGCCGACGCTCGTCGCATCAGATCGTCGAGGGATGCGGAGTCGACTGCGCGTAGGTAATACAGCAGTTCCGCACGTCCGGGCACGATGTTGGGAGCTACGCCACCGTCGCCGACTATACCGTGCAGTTGCTGGCCGGGCAGGAGATGTTGCCGCAGCAACCCCAGGGCGACCTGCGCGACGGTGACCGCGTCGCCCGCGTTGCGGCCCTGCTCGGGGGCCGCGCTGGCATGCGCCTCACGCCCGTGGAAGACCACCGATACGTCGGCCAGCGCCAGCGAACGGGCGCCGACGATGTCGAGCGGGCCGGGGTGCACCATCATCGCCATCGCGACGTCGTCGAACACCCCGTGCTCCAGCATGAGCACCTTGCCGCCGCCGCTCTCCTCGGCGGGCGTGCCGAACACCAGCACGGTGAGATCCAGCGCGTCGGCGACCTCGGCGAGTCCGAGCGCCGCGCCCACCGAGGCCGCGGCGATGACGTTGTGCCCGCACGCGTGCCCGATCTCGGGCAGCGCGTCGTACTCGGCGCAGAGACCGACGGTCAGCGCCCCGCTGCCGTAGCGCGCGCGGAACGCCGTGGGCAGTTCCGCGACCCCGGTCTCGATCTCGAAGCCGCGCTCGGCGAGCGGCGCGATGGTCTTCGCGACGCTGCGGGTCTCCTCGAACGCCAGCTCCGGCTCGGCGTGGATCGCGTGTGAAAGCCCGATCAGCTCGGCCGACGCCGCGCGGATCGCGGCGTCACTGCGAGCGGCAGCGTCGACCTCACATACGGCGTTGCCGTCGTGTTGCGCTTCCTGGCGCCCGCTGCGCGGTGGTGGCATGCAACACAGTCTCGCACTGTATTGGATTTCCAGCGCCTTCGGCGCTGGGTGTTCGCGGCCCTCTTGTGGCTCGCGTTTGCGCGGCCGCCGCTTGCTCCTTCGTCGCCTACGCGGCGGCCACGCAAACGCGAGCCGGGCCGCGAACGGCGCATGCTCGGTCTCGCTTCGCTCGAAAGACGTGGTTGCGGTGCGCTGGGCGCGTCACGGGCCGAGCGTCACGCCCGTGGCACGCCGTCTCGGAAGACTTCAGCGGGTGGGGCAGCTGCCATATCCGTAAGCGTCGGCCGCCCGCGATGTAGGCCCGATTCGGGATGGCGGGTCGCCAGCGGCTTTCGCGTGTTCGTCGTGTGCCCTCGATGCGAGTGGGATGCACTCCTCGCTGCATCGTGGACCCGGGGCGGGGCGGGGTGACGCGGCGGCTCCTCGCCGACGTAGCGGCGCGGTGCGCGAGCGGGGTGGGCCGTTGGCGGTCAGCTCGTGGCGAAGGCCAGGTTTTCCGGGGTGGTCGGGACGGCGAGGCCGGCCAGCGCCTTCGCGTGGAGGGCGCGCTTGATCACCGGGAGGTTGGGCTTGCGGTTGCTCGCCAGTGCGGCTGCCCGCTCGACGGCGGTCGCGAGCAACTCGGCGGCGTCCGCCTTCGCGTCCACGATGCCGACGGCGATCGCCTCGTCGGCCGGGTAGCGGTGGCCGGTGGTCATCGCCTGCACGCAGACCTGGTTGGTCAGCCGCTCGGTGAGCAAGGCGTTCATCCCGATGGTGAACGGCATGCCCAAGTGCACCTCGGGCAGGCAGTAGAAGCCGCGGTCGGCGCGCATCACCCGGAAGTCGTGCGAGGTGGCCAGCATGGCGCCCGCTCCGAAGGCATGGCCGTTGATCGCCGCGACGGTCGGCAGCGGGAAGGCGAGCAGGCGGGTGTAGAGCGAGTGCACGCGGTCGAGGTAGCCGTGCATCTTGTCCAGATTTCCGAACAGCCAGTCGGTGTCCAGGCCGTTGCTGAAGAACTTCCCCGTGGCGGTCGTCACCAGCGCCGCGGGGCCCTCGGAGCTCTCGACCTCGTCCAGCAGCCCGTGGAACGCGTCGATCCAGTCCGGGTGGAAGCGATTCTCGCTGTCCGTCTGTCCCTCACCGCCGAGGTAGACGACGAACACTTCCCCTTGGCGTTCCAGATACGGCATGCGGTGCAGCGTAACGGGCCGCGGCCGATCCCCTACTCACGGGTAGCACTCTCGTGACGACACCCTCCCACCGGCCACAATCGCCCTACCACGGGAAGGGAGACCAGGAGCGCGAGACTCCCGTGCAAACGACCCGGGTCGAAGCCGGCGCGAACAGAATCCACCGTTCGCCGCCGTCCAAACCACGAGAGGGCCGCGAACACCCAGCGCCGAAGGCGCTGGAGATCCACTATCGTGACGATCATGCTTGCCGAACAGGCCGCCGAGGCGATCGCCGAACGTACGGGAGTGTCACGCCATCGGGTCGCGGTGGTGCTGGGGTCCGGCTGGCAGGACGCGGCCGCGGAGATCGGGGCGCCGCGGGCGTCGGTGCCGATGCCGGAGCTGCCCGGGTTCGGGACGCCGACCGCGCAGGGCCATGTCGGCGTGATCCATTCGGTCCAGGTCGACGACAATCCCGTGCTGCTGCTGATGGGCCGCCAGCATCTGTACGAGGGGTACCAGCCCGCCGATGTGGTGCATCCGGTGTCGGCGGCCGTGGCGGCGGGCGCGGAGATCGTGGTGCTGACCAACGCCGCGGGCGGTATCCGATCCGGCCTCCGGGTGGGTGAGCCGGTGCTGATCAGCGATCACCTCAACTTGACCGGTCGCACGCCGCTGGCCGGCGCGACCTTCGTCGACCTGGTGGACGCCTGGGATCCCGACCTGCGCGCGCTGGCCAGGGAGATCGACCCGAGCCTGACCGAGGGCGTCTACGCGGGGCTCACCGGGCCGCAGTACGAGACGCCCGCCGAGATCCGGATGCTGCGCACGATCGGCGCGGATCTGGTCGGCATGTCCACCGTGCTGGAAGCCATCGCCTGCCGTGCGCTCGGTGCGCGACTGCTGGGCATTTCGCTGGTCACCAATCTGGCCGCGGGGGTCACCGGCGCGCATCTGTCCCATGCGGAAGTGCTCGCCGAAGGGCACGCCGCCGCTCCCCGGCTCGGCAAACTGCTGCGCGGCGTCCTGGAACGGGTGTAGATGCTGCGTTTCGGCACGGCCGGCCTGCGGGGGCCGCTGCGCGACGGTCCGGACGGCATGAACGTCACCACGGTGAGCCGGGCGACGGCCGGGATCGTGGCGTGGCTGCGCGATCGTTGTCTCGGCGGCGGCGCGGTGGTCGTCGGACGCGACGCCAGGCACGGTTCCGCCGAGTTCGCCACGGCGACGGCGGAGATCTTCGCGGCGGCGGGCTTCCGGGTCACGCTGCTGCCACGTCCGCTGCCCACGCCGGTGGTCGCGTACGCGGTGCGTGAGCTGGGCGCGGTCGCGGGTGTGCAGATCACCGCCTCGCACAATCCGGCCGCCGACAACGGCTACAAGGTCTATCTCGACGGCGGGTCGCAGTTGATCGCCCCGGCCGACTTCGAGATCGAGCGCTGTATCGAGGCGGTCGCCGAGCCGATCGACCGCGTGCCGGTCACCCCCGCCGATGACGACGTGGTGCGGCGCTACCTACGCCGGGTCGCCGGAATACCGACTCGCATCGGCGGATCGGGCGAACGCGCCGGTATCCGGATCGCACTCACGCCGCTGCACGGCGTCGGCGGTGAACTCGCCGTCGAAGCACTGCGCGCGGCGGGCTTTCCCGACGTCCATGTGGTCGACGAGCAGTTCGAACCGGACCCCGACTTCCCCACCGTCGCGTTCCCGAACCCGGAGGAACCCGGTGCGGCCGACCTGCTGCTCGCGACGGCGGCCCGGGTCGGCGCCGACGTGGCGATCGCACTGGATCCGGATGCCGACCGGTGCGCGGTGGGCGTCCGAGGGCCGGACGGTGCCTGGCGGATGCTGCGCGGCGACGAGACCGGCGTGCTCCTTGGCGACTGCGTGCTGCGCACCGCCCCGGACGACGCGCTGGTGGCGACGACCATCGTGTCGTCGCGGCTGCTGTCGAAGCTGGCGCCCGCGCGCGGCGGCCGCTACGCGGAAACGCTCACGGGCTTCAAGTGGCTGGCCCGCGCGGGCGACGGTTTGGTCTACGCCTACGAGGAGGCGATCGGCCACTGCGTCGACCCCGCGGCGGTCCGGGACAAGGACGGCATCTCCGCCGCCGTGCTGGTGGCCGACCTGGTAGCCCGGCTGAAAGCCGCGGGCCGCGATCTGAACGACGAACTCGACGGCTACGCGGTCGAATTCGGCTTGCACGCGGGCGACCAGGTGTCGCTGCGGCTCGCCTCGGCGGCCGACGCGGCCGCGGTGGTCGAGCGGTTGCGCGCGGACCCGCCGCACGAGATCGCCGGCGAGCCGGTCGAATACACCGATCAACTCCGGGTGCGCGGCCGGATGCGCACCGACGCGCTGATCTTCGAGGGCGTTTCGTCTCGCGTGGTGATCCGCCCGTCCGGGACGGAGCCGAAGCTCAAGTGTTATCTGGAGGTGGTCGAGCCGGTCGGCTCGCGGGCCGGCCTTCCGGCCGCGCGAGCCGCCGCACACGAACGCCTCTCGGCGCTGCGCGATTACTGCCACAAGTTCTGACCCGGCTACGCGAAAGATTCAGCGCGGGCCGAACTGCCGGTCGCCCGCGTCGCCGAGGCCGGGAACGATGTAGGCGTTCTCGTTCAGGCCCGTGTCGACGACGGCGGTGACCAGCCGCACGGGCAGACCGGAGTCCGCCAGTGTCGCAATACCTTCCGGTGCCGCGACGACGCACACCGCGGTGATGTCGGTGGCTCCGCGCGCCGCGAGCAGCTGCAGGGTGTGCCGCATCGAGCCGCCCGTGGCCAGCATCGGGTCGAGCACGAAGACCGGCAGCCCGGCGAGATCGGCGGGCAGCGATTCCATGTAGGGCACCGGAAGGTGGGTGTCCTCGTCCCGGGCGAGACCGACGAACCCGATTCTGGCGTCCGGGATCAGCTCGGCAGCCGCGTCGATCATGCCGAGTCCGGCGCGCAGTACGGGGACCAGCAAAGGCGGCCGGGCCAGCCGGATGCCCTCGGTGGGTGCGACCGGCGTGACGATCTCGAAACGCTCCACCTCCGCGTCGCGCAGCGCCTCGTAGATCAGGATCCCGGTCAGATCACGCAGTGCGGCACGGAAAGCCGGATTCGGCGTTCGCTCGTCCCGCATCGTGGTGAGCAGGGCGGCGACGAGTGGATGGTCCACGGTGTGGGTGCGCATGAGGGAACGATAAGGTCGGTCGCGGGTGCGCCGCCGGACGCCACCGGACTTTTTTCCGAAGCGGCGGAACCGAAACGGAACAGCGCGCGTCGAACCAAGTGGATGACGTACTCTGCCTGGGAACAACAGATGGGGGAAGCTCTGATGCGAAAGATGTCGGCGGACACCGAAGGCATTGCGGCCTACGGCGCGACCGCCCACGTCATGGCGGGTGAGATGGCGGCGGCCGGGGCGAGCGCCGCGGCGGCGGAGCCCGCGTTGCTCGGCCCGATCATGGGGTTGATCGGTGGCGACTTCATGGCCGCCTATGCCGCGGCGCACGCCGGTCACGTTGCCGCGATCGGCCAGCTGTCGGCGGTGCTGACCAGCATGGGCGGCGCGGCCACCGGTGCGGCGGCCGTCCTCACCGAGACCGACGCCACCCACGCGAGCGCGCTGCGGAACGCCGCCGGCGAACTGGAGTGAGCTCGTGATCGATGTCAACGCGCTGGCCCAACCGATCCTGGATCTGCTCGCCAGCTTCGGCAGCGGTGTGCTGCCCGCGGGCGGTCCCACCGACGCGCTGCGCAGCACTTCGTCCGTGGTGGACCAGATCCACCAGATGGGCCGCGACAGCATCAACGCGATGAACACGGCATGGGACGGCCGCGCGGCCGACGCGGCCACCGCCAAGGCGCTGCGCGTGCAGACCTCCGCGGCCACCATTTCCGATCGCGGCAACGAGATGGCGACGGTCGTCAACCAAGCCGCGGGCGAGGTCGAGACGGGACAGAAGGATCTCACCGACATCGCGCAGTCCTTCATGAACACCGCGGCGAGCATGGGTCCGGTCCTGGCGACGCCGGAAGGTCTGACGGTGCTCGTCGGCTCCGCGATCGACCATCTCAACCAAGCGCTCACCGTCGTCGGCCGCGTCCAGAACGAATTGCAGACGCACACCGCGTCCATGAACGACCTGACCCCGCCGCCGACCACTCCCTCGCTCGCCGGCGTGCCCGCCGCGGGCGTGCAGCAGGCGGCGTCCGCCGCGTCCGGCGTGCTCAACGGTGCGGGCTCGTTGCTGAGCACCGTGATGGCCACGCCGCTGCAGTCGACGTCCTCGCGGTCCTCGCGCAGTTCCAGTGGCACGCCCGGCACGACGGGTACGCCCAAACCGGACACCGGTTCGTCGGGAGCGCCCGACGACGGCAAGGGCGTGAAGATCACGCTGCCCGACGGCAGCGTCGTGGAGGCGCCCAACGAGCAGGCGGCCACGGCGGTCCGGTCGGCGATCGGGGCCGTCGGCACGCCTTACGTCTGGGGCGGCAACAGCCCGGGCTCGGGATTGGATTGCAGCGGGCTCACCAAGTACGCCTACGGCGAGGCGGGCGTCGACCTGCCCCGGCTCGCGTGCGACCAGGGCAACGGGGCCACACCGGTGTCGGCCGGTGACCTGATGCCAGGCGACCTGGCGATCTGGGACGGCCACGTGGCCATGGTGATCGGCAACGGACAGTTGGTCGAGGCGGGTGACCCGGTCCAGATCAGCTCGATTCGAACGGAGAACTCAGGCATGGACTTCTACGGTTTCTACAGGCCAACGGCATGACCCGACCCCAAGTCCCCAACGTCACGGTGGCCGCCAGCAGCAACCGCTCGGGCACCATCTCGGTGCGCGCGACCGATCAGGGTATGCCGGTGGAGATCAAGTTCGAGCGCAGCGAATACCGCTACGGCGCACAGTCGCTCGCGAAGGAGATCCTGCGGCTGACCCAGCGGTCCGCGATCGCGGCGCGGGCGCGACGGCGTGAGCTGCTCGCCGAGGCGGGCATGCCCTCGGACATCCTCGACCGGCTCGGCCTGCCCACCCGCCAGCAGGCGGTGGACGAGCTCGACCGGATCGATGACGCGGACACGGGACCGACGAGCTGGATGAGGCCGGTATGAGTGCGGAAATGGACGCCCTGGTCGCGTCGGCCACCCAGAAACTGGAGGCGCTGGAAGCCGCGCTGTACGGGCTGAAGCAGGTGCGCGGACGGTGGACCTCCGAGGA
Above is a genomic segment from Nocardia sputorum containing:
- a CDS encoding phospho-sugar mutase, translating into MLRFGTAGLRGPLRDGPDGMNVTTVSRATAGIVAWLRDRCLGGGAVVVGRDARHGSAEFATATAEIFAAAGFRVTLLPRPLPTPVVAYAVRELGAVAGVQITASHNPAADNGYKVYLDGGSQLIAPADFEIERCIEAVAEPIDRVPVTPADDDVVRRYLRRVAGIPTRIGGSGERAGIRIALTPLHGVGGELAVEALRAAGFPDVHVVDEQFEPDPDFPTVAFPNPEEPGAADLLLATAARVGADVAIALDPDADRCAVGVRGPDGAWRMLRGDETGVLLGDCVLRTAPDDALVATTIVSSRLLSKLAPARGGRYAETLTGFKWLARAGDGLVYAYEEAIGHCVDPAAVRDKDGISAAVLVADLVARLKAAGRDLNDELDGYAVEFGLHAGDQVSLRLASAADAAAVVERLRADPPHEIAGEPVEYTDQLRVRGRMRTDALIFEGVSSRVVIRPSGTEPKLKCYLEVVEPVGSRAGLPAARAAAHERLSALRDYCHKF
- the upp gene encoding uracil phosphoribosyltransferase; translated protein: MRTHTVDHPLVAALLTTMRDERTPNPAFRAALRDLTGILIYEALRDAEVERFEIVTPVAPTEGIRLARPPLLVPVLRAGLGMIDAAAELIPDARIGFVGLARDEDTHLPVPYMESLPADLAGLPVFVLDPMLATGGSMRHTLQLLAARGATDITAVCVVAAPEGIATLADSGLPVRLVTAVVDTGLNENAYIVPGLGDAGDRQFGPR
- a CDS encoding type VII secretion target; protein product: MRKMSADTEGIAAYGATAHVMAGEMAAAGASAAAAEPALLGPIMGLIGGDFMAAYAAAHAGHVAAIGQLSAVLTSMGGAATGAAAVLTETDATHASALRNAAGELE
- a CDS encoding C40 family peptidase; translated protein: MIDVNALAQPILDLLASFGSGVLPAGGPTDALRSTSSVVDQIHQMGRDSINAMNTAWDGRAADAATAKALRVQTSAATISDRGNEMATVVNQAAGEVETGQKDLTDIAQSFMNTAASMGPVLATPEGLTVLVGSAIDHLNQALTVVGRVQNELQTHTASMNDLTPPPTTPSLAGVPAAGVQQAASAASGVLNGAGSLLSTVMATPLQSTSSRSSRSSSGTPGTTGTPKPDTGSSGAPDDGKGVKITLPDGSVVEAPNEQAATAVRSAIGAVGTPYVWGGNSPGSGLDCSGLTKYAYGEAGVDLPRLACDQGNGATPVSAGDLMPGDLAIWDGHVAMVIGNGQLVEAGDPVQISSIRTENSGMDFYGFYRPTA